Within Candidatus Rhabdochlamydia sp. T3358, the genomic segment GAATTTATCCAAGTAGAAACAATGGCAAACATGGATAAATTATTTAAACATTTGTTTAGGATAGTTATTCTGATACAAACAGGGGAGAATGACTATTCTCATAATTTGTTAGCACTTCTTCAATTGGCAGGAAACTTCTATGAAAAAGGTTTAATTACAGAGCAGGATAAAGCTAGTCTCACAGGTCTTAATATAAGCATCACACATCACTACTTGAATAAAAATTCTAATGCTGTTTTAAAAAAAGACTATAAACACATTTGGGACTTGGCTTATAGGTTAAATCCACTTTCTGCAAGAAACTTTACTCTAATGAGTAAAGGGCAAAAAATTTCTTATCAAGATTTAGAGCTAAAAGCAGCAAAAGTATTTAAGAGGCTAGATATTGCGTTTAAATTATTTATTAAGCTTTTAAAACCCGTAATCACTGAGATTGAGAAGTTAAACAATTTTTCTTAAGCCCTTAAACTTTCTGAAACTTTTTTGATCTAGAAGAAAACTGCTTGCTTATTTTGGCAGCTACAAGAAATACTCTTTGTAGCATCACTTATTAAAAATACGAGGATATTTTTTATGAATCAAGCTACAGTCGCTGGACATTTAGGTTCTGATCCAGAAGTTAAGTTTACCCCGTCAAATCGAAAAGTCACCACTTTGCGTGTAGCTGCACGTGCGCGTAAAGGTGGAAAAGATGAGACAATTTGGTGGAGAGTTACTATTTGGGGGGAACAATTTGACAAAATGATGGGCTATTTTAAGAAGGGCAGCCCCATTATAGTTCAAGGAGAAATGGACTTAGAAATCTTTACAAATCGAGAAGGAAAGTCTCAAATTTCAGCAGGAATTACAGCTCATAATATCATGTTTAGTCCTTTTGGTCGCACAGATCAAGTAGGGGCAGATGGGCGTCAGACAAGCGATGCTCAGCCAAAAGAAGAGAGTGTAAAGCCACTTTTAAGCAACGAACCATTTGATGCAGAAGAGGAGATTCCTTTTTAATTACTATGATTAAAATTACCCATATTGCCGATCCAAAAAAACGAAAACATGCCGATGTTGTGATATGTCCTGTCTGGAAAACAAAGACACAAGCTCTGATAGCTCTTGAACTAAAAGAGTTTGATGCCCTTATAAAGATCCCTCTTGATGACTTTTCCGGTAAAAAAGGGGAAACTCTTTTATTGTATCGTGAAAAAGGAACAGAAAAGAGAGTTCTTTTGTTAGGGCTAGGAGAAAAAGCGGCTTGTCAGACAGAAACATTGCGGCAAGCTTATGCAAGCGCAATCAAACAGCTGAGAGCTAAAAAGATCAAGAGCTGTAATGTGCTTTTGCCCTCTTTTGAAAACAAAGAGGCCTTTTCTATCATCCGGCCTAGTTTAGAAGGATTAATATTAGCTAATTACGCCTTTGATTGCTTTAAAAGCACCCCCCTTAATGAGCCTTTAGAGAGTACATGCATTTGTGGTATAGACCCATCTCATGTTTCTTTAGTAAAGAAGGTGGAACAGATTATGCAGGGTGTATATCTTGCACGTGATTTAGTGAATAGAAATGCAGATGATTCTAATGTGGAAGGTTTAATCCAAGCAGCAAAGGATTTAAGTAAAGACTGCAAAAAGCTTAAAGTAGTGGTTTTACGTGAAAAGCAATTAGAAAAAGAGCAGATGAACTTATTGTTAGCTGTAGGGAAAGGGAGTATTGATCCTCCTGCTTTAGTTGTTTTAGAATATATGGGAGATCCTTCTTCTAAAGAAAAAATAGCTCTTGTAGGAAAAGGAATTACTTTTGATACAGGTGGTCTTAATTTAAAACCCACAGGTCACATAGAGACAATGAAAAGCGATATGGCCGGTAGCGCTTGTGTTTTGGGTGTCATACAGAGCCTTTGCAGTTTAGAAGTGAAAAGAAACGTCATTGGTGTGCTAGCTCTTGCAGAAAATGCAATAGGTCCTGGTAGCTATAAGCCAGGGGATGTATATACCAGTCGCATAGGGAAAACGGTGGAGATTGGTAATACAGATGCGGAAGGAAGGCTTGTTTTAGCAGATGCTCTCTCTT encodes:
- the ssb gene encoding single-stranded DNA-binding protein; this encodes MNQATVAGHLGSDPEVKFTPSNRKVTTLRVAARARKGGKDETIWWRVTIWGEQFDKMMGYFKKGSPIIVQGEMDLEIFTNREGKSQISAGITAHNIMFSPFGRTDQVGADGRQTSDAQPKEESVKPLLSNEPFDAEEEIPF
- a CDS encoding leucyl aminopeptidase, whose translation is MIKITHIADPKKRKHADVVICPVWKTKTQALIALELKEFDALIKIPLDDFSGKKGETLLLYREKGTEKRVLLLGLGEKAACQTETLRQAYASAIKQLRAKKIKSCNVLLPSFENKEAFSIIRPSLEGLILANYAFDCFKSTPLNEPLESTCICGIDPSHVSLVKKVEQIMQGVYLARDLVNRNADDSNVEGLIQAAKDLSKDCKKLKVVVLREKQLEKEQMNLLLAVGKGSIDPPALVVLEYMGDPSSKEKIALVGKGITFDTGGLNLKPTGHIETMKSDMAGSACVLGVIQSLCSLEVKRNVIGVLALAENAIGPGSYKPGDVYTSRIGKTVEIGNTDAEGRLVLADALSYVEDTYAPSVVIDFATLTGAIVIALGEEAAGLFSNNDSLVRGLQKAALRTDERLWRLPLYPEYTDMLKSEIADLKNIGGRPASSCTAAAFLQQFIKKAAWAHLDIAGVAYLSKSKSYHPTLATGAGVRVTIDFLEHFDEKDSV